The following are encoded in a window of Methylicorpusculum oleiharenae genomic DNA:
- a CDS encoding ecdysteroid 22-kinase family protein, translated as MSFFSLYPCPLIPLIMNHHFQDIILKATATNALFEIEVIQSLWSGYGKIVRYGLKGGMVPSVVVKHVEASTQGRHPRGWNSDLSHQRKMRSYQVETAWYGQWSRHCDSTCRVPACLAFEAHGDEVLIVLEDLNASGFPERRSSVTANELANCLVWLANFHAVFMNENPQGLWPTGTYWHLETRPDELQALKDTALKTAAGAIDRKLRNSPFQTFVHGDAKLANFCFSRDGKSVAAVDFQYVGGGCGIKDVAYFIGSCLNEDECQRKEAQLLDLYFIALKTALKSRQKRVDSDAVEQNWRELYPVAWTDFHRFLKGWSPGHWKVNCYSERLAREVIAHVQLAEQESA; from the coding sequence ATGTCATTTTTCAGCCTTTACCCCTGTCCTCTTATTCCTCTGATCATGAACCATCACTTTCAAGATATTATCCTTAAGGCAACGGCCACCAATGCGCTGTTTGAAATAGAAGTTATTCAGAGTCTGTGGAGTGGCTATGGGAAAATCGTGCGGTATGGATTAAAGGGCGGCATGGTGCCTAGCGTTGTCGTCAAACATGTCGAGGCATCAACCCAGGGCCGTCATCCGCGCGGCTGGAACAGTGATTTATCGCATCAGAGAAAAATGCGTTCCTACCAGGTTGAAACAGCCTGGTACGGACAGTGGAGCCGCCATTGCGATTCGACTTGCCGTGTACCCGCTTGTTTGGCGTTTGAAGCTCATGGCGATGAGGTTTTGATCGTGCTGGAAGACCTCAATGCCAGCGGATTTCCTGAGCGCCGATCGTCCGTCACGGCAAATGAATTAGCCAATTGCCTTGTCTGGCTGGCAAACTTTCACGCGGTCTTCATGAATGAAAATCCGCAGGGCTTATGGCCAACCGGCACTTATTGGCATTTGGAAACCCGTCCGGATGAATTACAGGCATTAAAGGATACTGCACTAAAAACTGCCGCCGGGGCAATTGACCGGAAATTAAGAAACAGCCCCTTTCAAACATTTGTACATGGAGATGCCAAATTGGCCAATTTTTGTTTTTCACGCGACGGCAAAAGTGTGGCTGCCGTTGATTTTCAATATGTCGGTGGCGGTTGCGGCATTAAAGATGTCGCCTACTTTATCGGCAGCTGCCTGAATGAAGACGAATGCCAGCGCAAGGAAGCACAACTATTAGACCTGTACTTTATTGCACTGAAAACAGCCTTGAAGTCCAGACAAAAACGCGTAGATTCTGATGCCGTTGAACAAAACTGGCGCGAGTTGTATCCCGTCGCATGGACCGATTTTCACCGCTTTCTGAAAGGCTGGAGCCCGGGCCATTGGAAAGTCAACTGTTACAGTGAACGATTGGCGCGGGAAGTCATCGCGCATGTGCAACTTGCTGAGCAGGAGAGCGCATGA
- a CDS encoding HD-GYP domain-containing protein has product MLGEAGHYNDNDTGVHIWRMAAYSRALAKKLGWSGQQYELLEMAAAMHDTGKIGIPDKVLRKPGKLDADEWRIMQTHTQIGYDILSKSDAPLFKLAAEIALNHHEKWDGGGYPNGLERENIPESARIVAIADVFDALAMNRPYKDAWPLENILDYMNESAGHHFDPQILNAFMSVLPDILTLKTQWNLCEINDQAVNMIPQS; this is encoded by the coding sequence ATGCTCGGCGAAGCAGGCCATTACAACGATAACGACACAGGCGTCCACATTTGGCGTATGGCGGCTTATTCACGCGCATTGGCAAAAAAACTGGGCTGGTCCGGGCAGCAATACGAGTTGCTTGAAATGGCTGCGGCAATGCATGACACCGGCAAAATCGGTATCCCGGATAAGGTTTTGCGAAAACCCGGTAAGCTCGATGCAGACGAATGGCGCATTATGCAGACTCATACGCAAATCGGTTACGACATTCTGTCCAAAAGCGATGCGCCGCTTTTCAAACTGGCAGCAGAAATAGCGCTAAACCACCACGAAAAATGGGATGGCGGCGGTTACCCTAACGGTTTGGAACGCGAAAATATTCCTGAATCAGCTCGAATTGTAGCCATTGCCGATGTCTTCGACGCGCTGGCAATGAACCGGCCTTATAAAGACGCTTGGCCGCTAGAAAACATCTTGGATTATATGAACGAAAGTGCCGGCCATCACTTCGATCCGCAAATACTCAACGCCTTTATGAGTGTTTTACCGGATATCCTCACGTTGAAAACACAATGGAATCTTTGTGAAATCAATGATCAAGCGGTTAATATGATCCCGCAGAGTTGA
- a CDS encoding PAS domain S-box protein, with the protein MSMHLLDKQVFRMTIAVIIPVIAAFLQRQLMLYFPISTWLLMYPALFLSAWLGGFRGGIFATFMASVLGIYFFIPQQDSWLLKNVGQLFSIATFATMGVMFSFVFEKLKKSQIALQEANANQLKTNQERLLLALSSAKAALWERDVQNNHCFWSDDVWELFGLDRAMPASFDSWLSCVNADDRASAATSLTRSFGAGLEINQEWRIANLPGNQVRWLMTRGQPVFDEEGKVSLYRGIVLDITQRKQAESEKAHIETLYKALVEQVAPDGIYISDYNGRIIEVNQMACENDGYTREELLNMNVTDIETDCDLSCHQALGGQIGPGVIATLFGHHQRKDGSRYPVETRCSVLDIDDQRLYVAFVRDITERLLAEETIRNNEREFRLLAEALPQIVWITRADGWNSFFNQQWVDYTGLSPEECYGHGWPIPIHPDDRQMAWDAWQKAVNTQQTYSIECRFRRADGAYRWWLTRGVPVMDEKGIIIKWFGTCTDIHDIKLAEETLKQSENLYRQLFAANPLPLWIYDLKSLAFIDVNDAAIDSYGYSRDEFLSMTVNDIRLSENVDLSLRHDKEASACLHLRKDGSVFRVEINSHTLTLNDRPAEIMLARDITQQLIAEQKLKDSEARWQFALEGSNQGVWDWDIISGKVFYSSRWKSMLGLSEEEVSDSLEEWSKRVHPDDLKKTMKNIQKHFSGETPFYQSEHRVKNRSGEYLWVLDRGMVVERDSNGQPLRMIGSHFDMTERKLIENQLREKKQLLADSQAIAQIGSWVIDLQSQQFDWSNETFRLFGLSPETDASPKVDQFLQLLHPDDRFPMKKWLDSCQSDNKPPGLEFRIDDSKGNHRWLLSYGGLERNQNGEPSRTIGTVQDITVRKHLEMERQRWGDAFLYCAQGIAIGDPVSNCIQVCNPAYADMLGYASPKELVGKWIPSLYAIENGADIIKFLQIADQVGQSRYESVYRHANGTSFEVQVDIVSVRDANNTIIYRVATAQDISQRKRNEEALLLQSSALKTAANAIIITDQHGVVQWINPAFTSLTGYSSEVIGQRLGPLINSGKQNPDFFKQLWQTISSGNVWQGELINRRKDRTFYTEEQVITPVFDEQGVIHHYISIKQDISERKQSEIELTHYRDHLEQLVKERTVALETARLEAERMSEVKSAFLANMSHEIRTPMNAVQGFCYLLEKRTLDDETRQLVQKIHNAGQSLLTIINDILDFSKIEAGRIEIDSSPFRLTEIVNQIAELMASFTSGKAIELLIKPPSDIDSLIGDRLRLQQVLINLVSNAIKFTEQGEVELRISVESENDQNLFLRFEVRDTGIGISAEKQHEIFSPFTQADSSISRRFGGTGLGLAICQHLIQLMGGDLQVKSAEGQGSKFWFILPLRRDFHTAAPSPLIGLDVLVADAGPALRDTLYRTVVNLGWKADFVDSGETAYTRFVARWESRNPYDVIILDWKMPGQDGLATAETIQQLFKLSQNRSPVPILIMVAVDQHDALLAQPGIVCANRVITKPVTPSSLLDTVASVLSRHKPDCVPEVSTVAPESQLRILGVRVLVVDDSEINREVALNILEADGAIVSTANNGEEAVNWLKNNPDAVDIVLMDIQMPVMDGYTATQMIRQDERLQRLPVIALTAGAFESLKDAAYEARMNDFLTKPFNVEQLITIIQCHASSYSEAPESEPGLDDKPISSENLALPGIDVDTGLIQWGSESVFLTYLNKFAERYADTGHEIRQCVDQNDHAAAKALAHKLKGVSGNLSLPVVMAQAREVDDLLATGQLTPKATQVLQEAIDQVCLSIIQWKNKIIRIDESHHTAELAELRKQLEQLIEALNQDNPDFAEPLLAELQGKLPNADFKRIQSQLTDFNFRAAITSTQELIMKLQPC; encoded by the coding sequence ATGTCAATGCACTTACTCGATAAGCAAGTTTTTCGCATGACAATAGCGGTCATCATTCCTGTTATCGCGGCATTCCTGCAGCGGCAGCTCATGCTCTATTTCCCCATTTCGACCTGGTTGCTGATGTATCCGGCTCTGTTTTTAAGTGCGTGGCTTGGAGGATTTCGGGGGGGGATTTTTGCTACGTTCATGGCTTCTGTTTTAGGGATATACTTTTTTATTCCCCAGCAAGACTCATGGTTGCTGAAAAATGTCGGCCAACTGTTTTCCATCGCTACATTCGCCACAATGGGCGTGATGTTCAGTTTCGTATTTGAAAAACTGAAGAAGAGTCAAATTGCATTACAAGAAGCCAACGCCAATCAGCTGAAAACGAATCAAGAACGCCTGTTACTAGCCCTGTCATCAGCCAAAGCGGCTCTATGGGAAAGGGATGTGCAAAATAACCACTGTTTTTGGTCGGACGATGTCTGGGAATTATTTGGGCTTGATCGCGCAATGCCTGCTTCCTTTGACAGCTGGTTATCCTGTGTGAATGCCGATGATCGAGCCTCGGCGGCGACTAGCCTGACTCGCTCTTTTGGGGCAGGCCTTGAAATCAATCAGGAATGGCGGATCGCCAATCTGCCCGGTAATCAAGTGCGCTGGTTGATGACCCGCGGCCAACCTGTTTTCGATGAGGAAGGAAAAGTCAGTTTATACCGCGGTATCGTGCTGGATATCACACAGCGCAAGCAGGCCGAATCAGAAAAGGCCCACATTGAAACGCTTTATAAGGCACTGGTAGAACAAGTGGCACCTGACGGCATATATATCAGCGATTACAACGGCCGCATTATCGAAGTCAACCAGATGGCGTGTGAAAACGACGGCTACACCAGGGAAGAACTGCTCAACATGAATGTAACTGATATAGAAACGGACTGTGATCTTTCGTGCCATCAGGCACTAGGAGGCCAAATTGGACCCGGTGTTATCGCTACTTTATTCGGCCATCATCAGAGAAAGGATGGTAGCCGGTATCCGGTAGAAACCAGATGTAGTGTATTGGATATTGATGATCAACGGCTCTATGTTGCTTTCGTGCGGGACATTACCGAGCGCCTGTTAGCGGAGGAAACGATACGCAACAATGAGCGTGAATTTCGCTTATTGGCTGAAGCACTGCCTCAGATTGTCTGGATTACTCGAGCTGATGGCTGGAATTCTTTTTTCAATCAACAATGGGTCGACTATACCGGCTTATCACCGGAAGAATGTTATGGACATGGTTGGCCTATTCCCATTCATCCGGATGATCGCCAAATGGCTTGGGATGCCTGGCAGAAGGCTGTCAACACACAACAAACCTATTCCATCGAATGCCGGTTTCGGCGGGCCGATGGCGCGTATCGCTGGTGGCTGACTCGCGGCGTGCCGGTGATGGACGAGAAGGGAATCATAATCAAGTGGTTCGGAACATGCACGGATATTCATGATATTAAGCTGGCAGAAGAAACCTTAAAACAGTCCGAAAACCTTTACCGCCAGCTATTCGCAGCTAATCCTTTGCCTTTGTGGATTTATGATCTGAAATCGCTCGCTTTCATTGATGTCAATGATGCCGCAATCGACAGTTATGGTTATAGCCGTGATGAGTTCCTGTCAATGACCGTCAACGACATTCGGTTATCCGAAAATGTGGATTTATCCCTGCGGCATGACAAAGAAGCTTCTGCCTGCCTGCATCTGCGTAAGGACGGCAGTGTCTTCCGGGTGGAAATCAACAGCCATACACTGACACTGAATGACCGCCCGGCGGAAATCATGCTGGCGCGTGACATCACTCAACAACTTATTGCCGAACAAAAATTGAAAGACAGTGAGGCGCGCTGGCAATTCGCGCTGGAAGGCAGTAATCAAGGTGTCTGGGACTGGGACATTATTAGCGGCAAGGTATTCTATTCCAGCCGCTGGAAATCGATGCTCGGCTTAAGTGAAGAGGAAGTGTCCGATAGTTTGGAAGAATGGTCAAAGCGAGTGCATCCGGACGACCTCAAGAAAACCATGAAAAATATCCAAAAACATTTTAGTGGTGAAACCCCGTTTTATCAAAGCGAGCACCGGGTCAAAAACCGCTCGGGCGAATATCTCTGGGTGCTTGATCGAGGCATGGTCGTCGAGCGTGACAGTAATGGCCAGCCTTTACGCATGATAGGCTCCCATTTCGACATGACCGAACGTAAACTCATCGAAAACCAACTTCGTGAAAAAAAGCAGCTATTGGCGGATTCGCAAGCTATAGCGCAAATCGGCAGTTGGGTGATAGATTTGCAGTCTCAGCAATTTGACTGGAGTAATGAAACATTCAGGCTTTTTGGCTTATCACCTGAAACAGACGCTTCGCCCAAAGTGGATCAATTTCTGCAGTTACTCCACCCCGATGATCGCTTTCCCATGAAAAAATGGCTGGACAGCTGTCAATCAGACAACAAGCCTCCCGGGCTGGAGTTCCGGATTGATGACAGCAAGGGAAATCATCGCTGGTTATTGAGTTACGGCGGACTGGAACGCAATCAAAACGGCGAACCCTCCCGCACAATCGGAACCGTGCAGGACATTACGGTAAGAAAACACCTGGAAATGGAACGGCAACGCTGGGGGGATGCCTTTCTTTATTGCGCACAGGGTATTGCTATAGGCGATCCTGTCAGTAATTGTATACAAGTCTGTAATCCGGCGTATGCCGACATGCTGGGTTATGCCTCGCCAAAAGAGTTGGTCGGCAAGTGGATTCCTTCGTTATATGCCATTGAAAATGGTGCTGACATTATTAAATTCTTACAGATTGCCGATCAGGTGGGGCAAAGCCGGTATGAATCTGTTTACCGCCATGCTAATGGTACGTCCTTTGAGGTTCAAGTCGATATAGTCAGTGTCAGAGACGCCAATAACACCATCATCTACCGGGTCGCCACCGCCCAAGACATAAGTCAGCGTAAGCGGAATGAAGAAGCCTTGCTGCTGCAAAGCAGCGCGCTGAAAACGGCTGCCAATGCCATTATTATCACTGACCAACACGGCGTTGTTCAATGGATCAACCCCGCATTCACCTCATTGACAGGCTATAGCAGCGAAGTTATTGGCCAGCGCCTGGGACCGTTAATCAATTCGGGCAAACAAAATCCGGATTTTTTCAAACAGCTCTGGCAAACAATCTCTAGCGGTAATGTCTGGCAGGGAGAACTCATCAATCGCCGCAAGGACAGAACTTTTTACACCGAAGAACAAGTCATTACGCCGGTATTTGATGAACAGGGCGTGATACATCACTACATTTCTATCAAACAGGACATTTCCGAACGTAAACAAAGTGAGATTGAACTGACACACTATCGCGATCATTTGGAACAACTGGTAAAAGAACGTACGGTGGCGTTGGAAACCGCCAGGCTGGAAGCCGAACGGATGTCTGAAGTTAAAAGCGCCTTTCTGGCCAATATGAGTCACGAAATCCGTACACCCATGAATGCTGTCCAGGGTTTTTGTTATTTGCTGGAAAAACGTACCCTGGATGACGAAACGCGGCAGTTGGTGCAAAAGATTCATAACGCAGGTCAATCCTTGCTAACCATTATCAACGATATTCTGGACTTTTCTAAAATTGAAGCCGGGCGGATTGAAATCGACTCATCGCCCTTCCGGCTCACAGAAATAGTGAACCAGATTGCCGAGTTGATGGCGAGTTTTACCAGCGGTAAAGCGATAGAATTACTCATCAAACCCCCTTCAGACATCGATAGCTTGATCGGCGATCGCTTGCGTTTACAGCAGGTGCTGATCAATCTGGTCAGCAACGCCATCAAATTTACCGAACAGGGCGAAGTTGAACTCCGCATCAGTGTTGAATCGGAAAACGATCAAAACCTCTTTTTACGCTTTGAAGTGCGCGATACCGGCATTGGTATCTCCGCCGAAAAGCAGCATGAAATATTTTCACCCTTCACTCAGGCCGATAGCTCGATCAGCCGCCGCTTTGGCGGTACCGGCCTCGGCCTGGCCATATGCCAGCATCTGATCCAGCTAATGGGAGGCGACCTACAAGTCAAAAGTGCCGAGGGTCAGGGCAGCAAATTCTGGTTTATATTGCCGTTACGGCGGGATTTCCACACAGCAGCACCTTCGCCCTTAATTGGCCTTGATGTCTTGGTGGCAGACGCTGGTCCGGCGTTAAGAGATACGCTGTATCGCACTGTCGTCAATCTGGGTTGGAAGGCCGATTTCGTGGATTCCGGAGAAACAGCTTATACCCGTTTTGTTGCCCGCTGGGAAAGCCGCAATCCCTATGACGTGATCATTCTGGACTGGAAAATGCCCGGTCAGGATGGCCTCGCTACGGCGGAGACAATTCAGCAACTTTTTAAACTCAGCCAAAACCGCTCACCCGTGCCGATTCTGATTATGGTCGCAGTCGATCAACACGATGCACTGCTTGCTCAGCCCGGCATAGTCTGCGCGAACCGGGTAATCACCAAGCCGGTGACTCCTTCGTCTCTCTTGGATACCGTTGCCAGTGTCTTGAGCCGGCATAAGCCGGATTGTGTTCCTGAGGTATCGACAGTTGCACCGGAAAGCCAACTGAGAATCCTGGGGGTGCGAGTGCTGGTTGTCGATGACAGTGAAATAAACCGGGAAGTGGCACTAAACATACTGGAAGCCGATGGCGCGATTGTAAGCACAGCTAATAACGGTGAAGAGGCCGTTAACTGGTTGAAGAATAATCCCGATGCAGTCGATATTGTTTTGATGGATATACAAATGCCGGTCATGGACGGCTATACTGCTACTCAAATGATCCGCCAGGATGAGCGCTTGCAACGATTGCCTGTGATCGCATTGACTGCCGGCGCGTTCGAATCGCTGAAGGACGCGGCCTACGAAGCCCGTATGAATGATTTCCTAACCAAACCCTTCAATGTTGAGCAACTGATTACTATAATTCAATGCCATGCTAGTAGTTATTCTGAAGCACCGGAATCCGAGCCTGGATTGGACGACAAACCGATTAGCTCAGAAAATTTAGCTTTACCCGGCATTGATGTTGACACAGGGCTCATACAATGGGGCAGTGAATCAGTTTTCCTGACCTATTTGAACAAATTTGCTGAGCGTTATGCCGATACAGGCCACGAGATCCGGCAATGCGTGGACCAAAACGATCATGCCGCAGCCAAGGCTTTGGCGCACAAGTTAAAAGGTGTTTCCGGTAATTTGTCATTGCCGGTGGTAATGGCTCAGGCACGAGAAGTTGATGATCTGCTGGCGACAGGTCAATTGACTCCGAAGGCAACGCAGGTATTACAGGAAGCTATCGATCAAGTGTGCTTATCGATAATCCAGTGGAAAAATAAAATCATCCGGATTGATGAAAGCCATCATACGGCTGAACTTGCGGAACTGCGCAAACAATTGGAACAACTGATTGAGGCGCTAAATCAGGATAATCCGGATTTTGCCGAACCACTGCTGGCCGAGTTACAAGGAAAATTGCCAAACGCCGACTTTAAGCGTATCCAAAGTCAACTGACTGATTTTAATTTTCGGGCCGCTATTACTTCAACACAGGAATTAATAATGAAATTGCAACCATGCTAA
- a CDS encoding protein-L-isoaspartate(D-aspartate) O-methyltransferase: protein MKISNHFLTGLLSVLIMEGLLLACLMRPVMAEEADYMKQRQRLVDLIEADVRLTSQFLGKDALDEPVMKALRKVPRHEFVPEDLRAFAYQNKPLPIGQGQTISQPYIVAIMTDLLGLTKNSRVLEIGTGSAYQAAVLAEVAGNVYSIEIIEALGHKAAGLLKSLGYETVQTRVGDGYYGWEAAAPFDAIIVTASASHIPPPLVKQLKPGGRMIIPVGSRFTVQHLVLVTKDDDNRVTTRQILPVSFVPLTGQH, encoded by the coding sequence ATGAAAATCAGTAATCATTTTTTGACCGGTCTATTGTCTGTTTTAATAATGGAGGGCTTGTTACTGGCCTGCCTGATGCGGCCGGTAATGGCCGAAGAAGCGGATTATATGAAGCAGCGTCAACGCCTGGTCGACTTGATCGAGGCGGATGTCAGATTAACCAGCCAGTTTCTGGGTAAAGACGCACTGGACGAACCCGTTATGAAGGCTCTGCGCAAAGTGCCTCGACATGAGTTTGTGCCGGAGGATTTAAGAGCTTTTGCGTATCAGAACAAACCTTTGCCGATAGGCCAAGGGCAGACGATTTCTCAGCCTTATATCGTTGCGATTATGACGGATTTGCTGGGTCTGACCAAGAATAGCCGCGTACTGGAAATCGGAACCGGTTCTGCATATCAGGCGGCTGTGCTTGCCGAAGTGGCTGGAAATGTCTACAGCATTGAGATCATCGAAGCGTTAGGCCACAAAGCGGCCGGACTTCTAAAAAGCTTGGGGTACGAGACAGTTCAGACCCGGGTGGGAGACGGATATTACGGCTGGGAGGCCGCGGCGCCTTTCGATGCGATCATCGTGACCGCTTCAGCCAGTCATATACCGCCGCCGTTGGTCAAGCAATTAAAGCCGGGAGGACGAATGATCATTCCGGTCGGCAGCCGTTTTACCGTTCAGCATTTGGTTTTGGTCACGAAAGATGACGATAATAGAGTGACAACCCGACAAATATTGCCTGTTTCATTCGTGCCGTTAACCGGGCAACATTAA
- a CDS encoding spermine/spermidine synthase domain-containing protein yields MTAKPAYSLLLAIFITSACSLAYEVLLIRLFSIIQWHHFAYLIISLALLGYGVSGVFLAFNRERLKAVYPRAIYANLVLFALSVPGCFWIAQQIPFNSVQILWSIQQFWFMCAIYVLLALPFFFAANVIGLTFYQYRQDASLIYAADLCGAGIGSLGIIIGLFVLLPGKILFVLAGSGLAAAMLVMAFAFRGAFGKTSLRLTLFMLVAISSFGLLSGMPLTISPYKDLSQLLRIPGTRIVEQHSSPLGLLSVVESSQMPLRHAPGLSLNADTEPPPQLGVFTDADAMSAITQYDGNPETIRYLDQTTSALPYHLQKLRSVLILGAGTGSDVLQARYHEIAHIDAVELNPQTVDLVKEKYAGFAGQLYDPAHVTVHIAEARGFVATSKEQFDLIAISLLDGFGASAAGLYALSETYLYTEQAIAEYLRHLKPGGYLSLTRWIKVPPRDLPKLIATVKKVLDNAKVNNPELTVVLIRSWQTGTLLVKNGAFSGAEIAALKRFCEERSFDTDYYPGINEADINRFNIMQEPYYYQAATALLGEQGENFIADYKFNIEPSTDDRPYFFHFFKWRTLPEILSLLGQGGISLLESGYLLLLIGLVQAGIASVLLIVVPLGLWKRKLGIAAGSRQHLRILLYFSCLGLAFLLIEIAFIQKFILIMHHPLYAITGVVSTFLLSAGIGSHYSKKLSEGNDKSMIIRPVAAISLLSTLYILGFEEIINFLLQMSDLTKIISCAGLIAPLGFCMGMPFPMGIASLSRTSPELIPWAWGVNGCASVISAILATLIAMQFGFSVLVFMALGLYGLAAFSFPSSDSAG; encoded by the coding sequence ATGACAGCGAAACCGGCTTATTCATTGTTGCTGGCTATTTTTATCACCTCAGCCTGTTCGTTGGCTTATGAAGTGTTGTTGATACGGTTGTTTTCGATTATCCAATGGCATCATTTTGCTTATTTGATTATCAGTCTGGCGTTATTAGGTTACGGTGTCAGCGGGGTATTTCTGGCCTTTAACAGGGAGCGGCTGAAAGCTGTTTATCCGCGGGCAATTTATGCGAATCTGGTTTTGTTCGCCCTCTCGGTGCCCGGTTGTTTTTGGATCGCACAGCAAATTCCATTCAACTCGGTACAGATTCTCTGGTCAATTCAGCAGTTCTGGTTTATGTGCGCGATCTATGTGTTGCTGGCGCTGCCATTTTTTTTCGCCGCAAATGTTATCGGACTGACTTTTTATCAGTATCGACAGGATGCGTCATTAATCTATGCAGCCGATCTTTGCGGAGCGGGTATCGGCAGTCTGGGTATCATCATTGGATTGTTCGTACTGCTGCCGGGTAAAATATTATTCGTATTGGCCGGTTCAGGGCTGGCCGCAGCGATGCTGGTCATGGCGTTTGCTTTTCGTGGCGCGTTTGGTAAAACCAGTCTCCGGTTGACGCTGTTCATGCTGGTCGCGATCAGCTCATTCGGGCTGTTAAGCGGCATGCCGTTGACTATCTCGCCTTATAAAGACTTGAGTCAACTGTTGAGAATACCCGGAACGCGTATTGTTGAGCAGCATTCCAGCCCCTTGGGTTTACTCAGCGTGGTCGAGAGTTCGCAAATGCCTTTGCGGCATGCGCCGGGACTCAGTCTGAATGCAGATACAGAGCCTCCGCCACAGCTTGGTGTATTTACCGATGCCGACGCTATGTCGGCCATCACGCAGTATGACGGCAATCCTGAAACAATACGTTATCTGGATCAGACCACGTCGGCCTTGCCTTACCATTTACAAAAACTGCGCAGTGTACTGATTTTGGGTGCGGGAACCGGTAGCGATGTGTTACAGGCGCGTTACCACGAGATTGCGCATATTGATGCGGTCGAGCTGAACCCGCAAACAGTTGATCTGGTGAAAGAAAAATATGCCGGTTTTGCCGGTCAACTTTATGATCCCGCTCATGTCACTGTTCATATTGCCGAAGCACGGGGTTTTGTCGCGACGTCCAAAGAGCAGTTTGATTTGATCGCGATTTCCTTGCTGGATGGGTTTGGCGCTTCTGCGGCCGGGCTTTATGCGCTGTCAGAAACGTATCTTTATACGGAGCAGGCGATAGCTGAGTATTTGCGGCATTTAAAACCGGGCGGATATCTCAGTTTAACGCGATGGATAAAAGTGCCGCCACGGGATTTGCCTAAACTGATCGCAACTGTCAAGAAGGTGCTAGACAATGCAAAGGTAAACAATCCGGAACTCACTGTCGTGTTGATCCGCAGTTGGCAAACGGGCACGTTACTGGTTAAAAACGGAGCTTTTTCCGGCGCTGAAATTGCCGCGTTAAAACGTTTTTGCGAAGAGCGCAGTTTCGATACCGATTATTATCCGGGGATTAACGAGGCGGATATCAACCGGTTCAATATAATGCAGGAACCCTATTATTACCAAGCTGCAACGGCACTGCTGGGTGAGCAGGGTGAGAATTTCATCGCCGACTACAAATTCAATATTGAACCTTCAACGGACGATCGCCCGTATTTTTTCCATTTTTTTAAATGGCGGACACTGCCTGAAATTTTATCTTTATTGGGCCAAGGCGGTATTTCATTACTGGAAAGCGGCTATTTGCTTTTGCTGATCGGCCTGGTGCAGGCCGGTATTGCCAGTGTGTTATTAATTGTTGTGCCGCTTGGTTTGTGGAAACGAAAGCTGGGTATTGCCGCCGGTTCACGCCAGCATTTACGCATTTTGTTGTATTTTTCATGCTTAGGCCTGGCGTTTTTACTTATCGAAATTGCGTTTATTCAGAAATTTATCTTGATCATGCATCATCCGCTTTATGCGATTACTGGGGTGGTCAGTACGTTTTTACTCAGTGCAGGAATCGGCAGTCACTATTCAAAAAAGCTGTCTGAGGGTAACGATAAATCGATGATTATCCGGCCGGTGGCCGCTATTTCGCTGTTGAGTACGCTCTATATTTTGGGTTTTGAAGAAATCATCAATTTTCTATTGCAAATGAGCGATCTCACTAAAATTATCAGTTGTGCAGGATTGATCGCCCCGCTTGGATTTTGTATGGGCATGCCTTTTCCTATGGGCATAGCGAGCCTGAGCCGGACCTCGCCGGAATTGATCCCTTGGGCCTGGGGTGTGAATGGCTGTGCCTCCGTAATCAGCGCGATTCTGGCGACGCTGATTGCGATGCAATTCGGTTTTTCCGTGCTGGTCTTTATGGCATTGGGTCTTTACGGACTGGCCGCGTTCAGTTTTCCAAGTTCGGACAGCGCGGGCTGA